cagaaaaaaatagtattgaTACTTATTATAATAATGTACATAATAATATAACTTTTCCAGGGCTTTATTGTCGCAAAGCGGGTTTCTCAGACTTTCTTATAGGAGAGGTCGCGAGATTTGCGTCGCTGAAAGTATTTGTCATGGAGAATCTGAAAATGagcacttttctgttgctagaagtaagTACACACACACGTGCAAAATCACACTCCCGTATAGTtaaaaacttcccgagcgtggcgtgccaaccaaagttaaaaaaatatggccgccggtGTATCTGCAAACTGTATTTTCTTATCTTAGGACTTTAAAATGTCGTCGTTGTCCTTTATTTTCTTTCCCCACTTGGTGAGGACTGCACTTGCAGTTTGAACATTGCCGACGCGTCGTTCTCGAATCCTtataattctgtataaaatcatacggtaaataatttaaatgttaatttaacaaatattttcttcatatttactcaaggttatttttacatcgcgaacgcgtcgaatacctgtcgcacgcatagtgttgataaaagtaatttgatattttcataaatatactacctacctcttccatggcaattaatttttttttacaaacattttactaaatcctgtctgattattaattatttatttgttcaagcgacctgtcaaaacaatggaggcggccatattttttgaAGTGCAGTTGTCACGCCACGCTCGGGatgttttgaactatacgtaagtgtgattttgcacatgtttCTGTGTGCGTACTTGTGgtaacagaaaagtgaccgtttttggtcaagtccatgcattacagattggtttccttatatctattctccatggcaTTTGCTCTCAACGCGCCACTGTAGTACATACATCggcgacgcacatctcgcgacCTCTCCGTGTTAGTCTTTTCAATTAATACATACAATTTGCAAAAATGTGATATGGAATCTATTGTAATAATTGAGATAGGTATGGATTTTTTTCAACAGAGTGTACATTTATTTTCGTAACAGAATTATATGCAGTAAATTAATACTGTACAAAAGCATAACTTCCattacttttttgaaacaataacaAACCGTACCAGTTTTTCAAAGTTGAatcaaaccttttttaatattcttattttcatatttttgatgtgTTTTTCTCGGAAACTGTGCTTTTTTCATTATTGATCAACTAGAATTAAATCATGTACCAATCTAACTTGtatatatacaaaataaataaaaactgatacatcacattcgtattttttacaCTGTAGTTTCTTCTATGAGTTTTAAATTTTGGCTTTCTTTTCTAATTGATCGCTCAATAGCCTGTAGCAGTGCTTCTGGTTCCGGTTTTTCGGAAATTGCGTCAACTTCTATGTCTGCATTGGTTAAAGCCCGATTTGTCACTGATCCTATAGCTACGATCTtaacttctttcaaaattattgccTCCTCGCCCAAggttgttaaaatattttctacaactgAAGGACTAAAGAAAACAACCACTTGAGGTATTGATTTAAATATTCGTTCCACGTCTTGCTTGAGGTTTTCACAAGGGAcagttttataacaaattattttcttcactTTAAATCCGTTCTCTGTCAAATGTTTCTCAATAGTATCCCGTGCAATTTCGCTGCAGGGGTAAAGTATTGGTTTATCTTCATGTCGTCTACCACTTACAATAAATCCAGCAAGATTTTCTGCATTACCGCATTCCGAGCCTAAACAGTCTGTCAAGCGCAGAtctttttttgctaaagattcaGTGGATGGTCCAACGCAATATGCTGGCAATTTTTGCCATGGTTCTAAAACAGTAGTTTCCTGTTTTGTCGCTAGTTTTATAGCCTCTGCAGAACGAGGACTCGTCAGTATTAAGCCtgcaatatttttcaagttatagAAGAATTTGTTATCCATTATTTTCGGCTGTTTTTAAAGCAGCTTCCCTGAAGATATGCcgttagtttttaatttaaaagtatacgTATATGGgcgaaaatcaaaaagttaaaaaagtatttcagatcAACATAAAACACTTGTTATCGATTCATATTAATTACAATAAgtgtaacaattattatttgaatcaTGAAGATGTAggcttatattttataattatagttatttacattcaataacaattttttatataaattataaaccaTTCGcgatatttttcaagtaaaaatagccactattattttttattaaagaaatgattacatagtaaaataaaaattttatctgagGGAATATGACCTATTTATGTCATATTTTTTACATCGAAagttaattgtataaattaatttaaataaaacatcaaaTTTGTAAGTGTCGCCATTATgatttttgaggaatttaaaaatgtctcgaaaaagaatgtggaagattattagatcatttttttaattttgcaggaattaaaattttataagaaaactgaattatttcaaaagctattaaaaagctgtagatttttgaagattttgaaaaaagaatttttgagatTCATATGCaatttttgaacgattttttgttgctgaaaattttattttaagaaaaaattaacaaatatttcaaaagatttccaataatttcctaaatattgcaaaagattttaaagccaaattttagaagaaaatgagaaagttaaagaaatatttagaaggtttgaaaatcctagaaaaatttaaaatgcttttttattttgaaaaatcaaggtaaaaatgtaactgcttgtttgaaaataaatctgttttggttgaggatttaactccttttttcaaaactaattctttttagttgaatttaaatttttttcatttttgttcatctttggttgaaaacaatctgttttggttaaggattcaactattttgttaaaatttcgtcttcataataattcaaattttttcgatgaaaaatatatttttattgaaatatcaaatttcacatcttttaaatgaaattaatgttaATGCCAtcttgaattcaatatgaaacactttaaatttctaatatttcaagtcgaaacatgtaatgaattttcaaaaaacaaaattaattttctaaccaaaaagacgaattttcaactcaaaagggttaaattgctaaaaaaaatggaatagtgaaattttcgggtataccaaaaataaattttagttttaaaacaattttatacaaaaacgtcaaattttcaaacaaaggattttcaactaaaaaggattgattttgaaccaaaaagatgaatttttcagcaagaaaattaatattctcccgaacagttttcaaccaaattgttgaattttgacctaaaaaaattaattttgtacgaaaaagttaaatttccataaaaaataatttaacttttaaccaaaaagttaaatttaaatagaaatgagttttttgcaaaaaagttaattttaaaccgcTTTGTTTAATTTCATACAAAGTTATTGAATCCTCTACCAAAGCTGGCCTGACCCAAACTgttgcatttgtaaccaaaaaggatgaattttcaaacgagaagattttcaaccaaaaaagacgaatttggaacaaaatacataaattttcaattagaaaagatcaatttttaacataaaacataaatttccaaccacaaatggaatagttacactgatagttttaaaaaaatgattctcaacaaaagaaaataattttcaacagaaggattcaacttaaaagattgattttttaacttggaagatttatttcttaatgattgaatagttacattttcaaccaaggagataaatcttaaaaaatatgaatttttaacaaattagatctACTTTCTACCaattagcttaatttttaaccaaaaaataggaattttgtatcaactagttcaattttccagcAGAGATGAACTTTCCAGCaacaagagtaattttctacacaaagaacatgattttttgaaacaaaatacattaattttcagaaaaattgttgaatttgaaagtcAAAAGCCCGAATTATCTACAGAACGATTTAATTTGCCacccaaacatttaattttttctaacaagaaaattaaatttctaccaaaaactttaattgtcataaaaatagttaaatttgcaacaaaaaggttgattttcaaccgaatagtggaattttctgccaaattgttaGACCCCATATTTGAGTTTGGATTTTGTAGTCGATTATTTAGCATGATTGACAACAATTCGGAAGCATTGTGtgtataaataattgttaaaagatagaaaaaacatatttttgtttattacaaagaACCTATATGCCAATTTGAACCAACAATGTAATAGGTAAATTGTTAATTGGAAACattaattcttaagcaaaaaaaaaactaattttcaacaaaattagttacattttcaaaaattgatgaattttgatcaaataaaatttcatcaagagtttaaatataagcaaaaaattaatttttaacaaagttgttaaactttcaaccgaaaagttgaatttctgatcaacaaaaaactagaatttttaaccaaacgagataaattccgaaccaaaaatatagacTTTTTGACCAAaggtaatatatttttcttgttggGTTCTATTAACTTACTTCGCATTCAAgcggaaaaaggaaaaaaaattgttggttatgtttcttaaaaatagagaaaacaacagaatacattaaaatttatcatcaggaattTTCCGCTATCAGGATTTCCACCCATATATACTATGGAAGATAATTACCAGAGAAGGAATCGTGTGAAAGGAGGCTTTCtcgtaatattttttgattgatgaATTCAAAGCTTATTGTCGGTAAATATTCAGCATTATAACCAGCCTTCTCCAAAAGATTTTTGTAAACATCTGCAGTTTCATTCTCATTTGACCAacttttgcagaaaactatgcgTGCTCGATTTTGAGACATAGTATTTTAAAAGTAGAATCAGAAACTTCATCAGCTTATTGAGACGGCAAAGTTaacagattttgaagaaaaattaacaaatattgacACAAGTCACTTTGGAACGTAAGCACGCTATCGGCCTATCGCCCAGATTGTCGACGACTGACTGACGacaaacgatataaaaaaaatgttgagtaattgctagaaaatttaatctttcatttCATGGGAAAATATGAAGTGATTGGATTGACATTTTACCGGGCCAAATGTATTTGCGctgaaaacgtaaaaaaaaattattatgaatatatCGTGTAATCCCAACTTCCCCTTCTGACCACGACTCTCCAGCCATCCCAGCCATTCCTAGGGGCGTTAGGGTGCTCTCACACGACTGCCATTGGAAGCGCCTCAGGGCTGATACGTATAATACTCTACGTGTTATACGTGGTTCTGTACGCGTATATTATGATCTATGTATATTATCTGTTTAGTTTTCTACGCTTTTGACGTAAATTACGTTCGAATGAAAATTGTCAGTGCGCATGCGTTAATatcgaaaaatacttaaaataatctatttttcttgatgTAAGTCGTGGTTTCCGTGTCTATTTTTCGACTTTTCCTTacagtaaatagtaaaaaaatttatcgagGGATTCTAAAGGAACAATGAGGGACCAATTCTTCTACAAATTTATACAAGTCAAGAAACGAACAAATGCTGCTTGTGGCATCATTTGTGATAGTATAATTCACAATATTGCTGAATCtagaattctgaataatttttcagAGTTTTATGTTTATCTATTCATgatatgttatttattttattcgtctCGTAATTCCCATAGAAAATaacaatagttaaaaaaatttaatttgaataaatgttaaaGCAGTTTGAGGTATTATATGATATATGATTATATGATCCATAATAACTATTATCGAAAGAATCAAACGACATTTTGCGAAAGTTTTTTGTCGTTTCTTCCACTCGAAAAACTAATCCTTCCATGGAATTTCATTATGATATTGGGTATTTCTTCCGAGTCcaggcataattattattttcaattactacaACGAATTTTAcagaattgttaataattatgttaataatgttatGTTATTAATGTTATGttaataattatgttatatttcaaaaattagtttttgtactTGTCAAAACAGACAACACTGGTTTTTTTTAGGTCggccatcttgaaaacgtaacTCACAGGAGTTCACTTACTTCTTCCTTCTTTTAATATCCCTTTACGTGCCGCTCGTCGCTGTACAAtgaagtgctattttactgccatTGCGCGTATCATTAGGGAGATTTTGCATAGCGTTCAGAAGGAAACGCTAATCTCGCATAGCATGCGCAGAAACGTTATGGCGTGACTAGGATTCATCATAAGCTAGGCCTAGGGTAATGTAAATTCTCCCTATTATTAAGAAGATTTTGCATATCGTTCCGCAGCTTGCGGTAAACGTTAAAGTCAGGTGATGACGTTTCTACGCATGCTTTGCGAGTTTAGCGTTACCGTTTCCACTACCCGACGCTTGTTAGCGTTTCATGTAGCGATTGTCGTATCCTATGAAACCAAAGATCTTTAATGAAACGCTATGCAAAATCTCCTTACTAAATGATCGCTAACGAACGTCGAATAACAGAAAACTGTAACGTTACACcatgaaatatattaataaacgtttataatatctttggctaaGCTCACAGATTATGCGCAGAAACGGCATCACATAACTGTAGCGTTTACCGTAAGCTACGGAACATTATGCAAAATCTCCCTATTTACCATTTACCGTATCCTACGAAACGCTATGCAAAATCACCCTAATATGAGTTATAACCGAAAAGtgggaaaatacaaatattattgttATAGCTAAATAGGGACAAGTGTGCTGGAGATAATgctgtaatatttattaattatatttatcaataaatatgtTAATAAGTAACAAAATTAGTAGAAGAAGGTTATATCGGTTAACAAGTTTACCTTTCTTCTTTTCCTCTAAAATTAAGAATGATAAACTCAAATTAAGTCACTTTTGATTTGAAGACATTCAGAGTTCGTACATCCTTGAGGATCCAATGTACTAATATTgaagtattttcatatttcaaggtatttctaaaaaaaatccaaagatttaaaaaattttaggatatttgtagtaatctcaagaaaatttcaaaatctgtttaaaaaaattcaaggtacTTCAAAAGACTTTatacagaattataaaaattatagggaattcttaagagctttaaaaattccaTAGAAGGTttgaaaggattggaaatattttagggaatttaaaaatattacaagaaattctaattatttttaataatttggaaggaTCTTAAAGGGCTGACTTATTTCAGGgcatttcgaaatattaaagtgcattatttttgagagatttaaacaatttcaaggagtTTTCCATGGTTCTAATGATTGCATGCATTCTAAAAATGCATGCAGCTCTATTCACAGTGCATCAGGGCTCGGTAAGGTATATTTCCTGACATAAATAGGTTTTTCACTTCATCGTCAACTACCTTCATttcgttgaatgctgaggggaAAGCCATGTACCAACTTTatgggacaaaactttattttcgtgCTATCTtcgtaaagaataataattactatCATTTTACTACGtcattaaataattcttaacaaataaaaactatttttcaaacacgtttatatagaaaaaattattttttacgaagatattagcaaaatagggcaaaaatggaccGAATCCCATGTATTTGTTCCATTTCCCCACACCACAGCAAACAATGAAGTGAAGTAAGCTGATAGtcgaagtgaaaatacctaatgggAGAATTTACCGCTTCTAGCCAGGGAAATGGCACTTAATATACGGTAAACCAAACTTCAAAGGCTGCAAAGTTCAAAGTTGGAACCCCTCTACTGTTACCATATTTCATGATTCATGTCACCAACAAACTGATATGTGATCCAtggtgaaaatatattttttcgccgTATTTCGTGCACGTATACACCTCTTATTTTGACAATAAAGAGAAACAGTTGAATGCGCGTGagaaaataaaatctaatatGATAGAATAGTCAAAAGCACAATATTTCTTCCCAAAATAAAAGGTACTGTGTAGTGGTATATTTACGTCTGCATTCATCTCTTCGAACACCTGTCAAAAGATGTAACACATAGACATCacgtaaacaatataaaataatgctgtttatatttttgatgaaagCCTTGAGTGTTCAGTAGTAACCAATCAGTATACAACTTGATTGTCCTCGATCTCTGTTTTGACGCAGAGATATTGTTTGTCTACTGCATAATAGTGAATGTGAATTTTTGCATAAAGAGAAAAATTTGCCTTGCAAATCACTTTATTGCAAGGTCAAGCAAATTGTACATGTTGAGATcacggattttgaaaaaatgtgcttttatGGTGAGTGTTTACGCGTACAATTTTGCAGTTTTGACATTTGTCCCTTGAATTTTTGCTCATTGTtgttaattattgtaaaatgcAGATGTCAGCGATGCCATGTGCTGTGAATTTTATGATTTGACAAACAATAGGCACGGACAATGAGATTTGAATCATTAATAAGTGTCAGTACATCGTATGTACTGAGATGGATTTGGCAAAGATTGCAGCAGTATGGATTATAACGTGGAGTTGCCTGATGCGGGGCCTAAATTTCGCTCCTCAGGCACCTCCGAGACAAGTTCCTTGCGACAAAACCAGGAAGATATTCACAGAATCCTGGGGAGTCATCAGCGATGGTCCCATGGGTTCAAATTACACTCAAGACTCGCACTGTGAATGGCTGATCAAAGGTAAAATACTGcatcttttattcatttttaaatcaaatcagGGTGTCGAGCTTccttaaaaaccttgaaaacctggaattttccgtttaattatttttttaaccttgaaaacctggaaatcttgcattttttcgtgagaaatttaaattacatttttttcttttcaaacagttattttattgaaatgcgataaaaaatgtaaaccttttaGTGTATTATCAGGGTGACCACCTACGCGGGGgagaaatattacaccgggagATTTCCTGTATTTCATCATTtgcttattttgtatttttttaaagtttccaattagaaagtgtttagaaaaattacactttaaaagtgattttttatttgacagaaatcacatattttagtaacaaaaaatgtattcagttgttttaaatatcatttgATACTACAGGATATGGTACttactaataaaatatttatcgacttctatatttctataattttattttaaaattatagtttttaatgtgCAATTATAACGCAGTTTAGTttttgaggccttgaaactaaagtgttttcttaaattagtttttagattaatttttggaggtttcgaaTTTAACATTTGACaatattgtagttttaaattcaagtattcaacATTTCATATTATAAGCCTTGATAGTAAGCTTTGAATCTGATAATTTTAGATGtcaatttcaaattgattaaatgagattaaaaataaatttgtaaattaaagataaattgattaattttaacaatttcgaattgaaaagcttaaaattgtgcaatttcaaaaaatgaaatcatatataaatattttgatgtattctcttttttaatttttaatgtaagattttaaaaatttccgatttttagttgaagatttaaacaaaacatttcaaattgaaaaatattttattcaaaaaattctagaatgaataataattccgAAGGaagatttgaagttgaaaaattaagaattgatttttaaataaaaaatatgaaaaataaactatctgaaattgatcCATAAGTAAATAGATCATTTCGgtaattataaatgtttacaattttagagttctgaattttcatgatgAGCTGCTTGAATTTTGGAAAgcataattagcaatttaaaaactacaaattcttAAGCGATTTAagtttacttcaaataattgaaatttttaagattaaaaaaaagttttaatatcactatTTATGGTGACTAAatttgttttcagttttaaatgaagttctcaTTCATAAGTTTTAACGTTCAGGAGtagaaatgttttcatttttaatgtttcccatttaaatttactatttatttagttttttgtaGAACAATgccattcattttttcatttcagaacaaaaatttaatcagcTTTATTGAtcaattataattgtattatgtaataacaatttaaaattgtagaaattcaaAACCTTTGATATTGAAAGactcaatttagttttcaatattaaattgtgaaattgtaatgcctttggatttaaaattattcatattcaaaagttttcaatctttaattatttaggtttgaacgcttttaattataaagaatacaatttcaataCCTCTGACTTTTAAATGACTATGCTAGTTTCGTGATtccctaatttaaatttaaattgtttaatttttagtgctgcgacttagaaattatacgattcaactttttttttcagttgaattgtCCAAATTGTtcgtatatttttgttaatttcaatgcttacaattcaaaattattcatgattgtttcaaaaatatttaaaatcttgtatcaaaaaaatgatgtgataatatatttttaaatttgcatatttttgtgTTAGGAAATATAAATCTAGTGTGTAGTACGAATatctgtatttttttcatttggatttggaaaattttacaaaaagttcacgcatttcaatgattttaaaagggATTATAcactagatttcaaatatttcacaacaattgcACAAAACTTTCAACAGCTTTAAAGGTTTCAAAccaatttagaagatttgaaaatatttcaataagacttcaaataattcaataatataaaaaaaaaactaaaaagatttcacaaagatttaagaacaatttgaaaaagattttaaaagatttcaaagatttcacaaacatttcgaaaggatttcgaatatttcataaatattgcaaggatttcaaagatttgaaaaatgcatgtacatcagattt
This DNA window, taken from Belonocnema kinseyi isolate 2016_QV_RU_SX_M_011 chromosome 9, B_treatae_v1, whole genome shotgun sequence, encodes the following:
- the LOC117180292 gene encoding uroporphyrinogen-III synthase-like encodes the protein MSQNRARIVFCKSWSNENETADVYKNLLEKAGYNAEYLPTISFEFINQKILRESLLSHDSFSGLILTSPRSAEAIKLATKQETTVLEPWQKLPAYCVGPSTESLAKKDLRLTDCLGSECGNAENLAGFIVSGRRHEDKPILYPCSEIARDTIEKHLTENGFKVKKIICYKTVPCENLKQDVERIFKSIPQVVVFFSPSVVENILTTLGEEAIILKEVKIVAIGSVTNRALTNADIEVDAISEKPEPEALLQAIERSIRKESQNLKLIEETTV